The following proteins come from a genomic window of Triticum urartu cultivar G1812 unplaced genomic scaffold, Tu2.1 TuUngrouped_contig_5897, whole genome shotgun sequence:
- the LOC125529843 gene encoding ADP-ribosylation factor-like protein 2, with amino-acid sequence MGLLSIIRKIKRKEKEMRILMVGLDNLGKTTIVLKINGEDTGVISPTLGFNIKTIQYQKYSLNIWDVGGQKTIRSYWRNYFEQTDGLVWVVDSSDVRRLDDCRTELHNLLKEERLAGSSLLVFANKQDIQGALKPDEIAKVLNLEVMNKDRHWKIVGCSAYTSDGLLQGFDWLVQDIASRIYVLD; translated from the exons ATGGGTCTCCTCAGCATCATCAGAAAAATCAAGCGCAAGGAAAAGGAGATGCGGATTCTCATGGT TGGCCTGGACAACTTGGGTAAGACGACAATTGTGCTCAAGATAAATGGGGAGGATACTGGTGTCATCAGCCCTACTCTTGGTTTTAATATCAAGACCATCCAGTACCAAAA GTACTCGCTGAACATATGGGATGTCGGGGGTCAGAAGACCATCCGTTCGTATTGGAGGAACTACTTCGAGCAGACTGACGGTCTAGTTTGGGTGGTCGATAGTTCTGATGTTCGAAGGCTCGATGATTGCCGTACTGAGCTCCACAATCTTTTGAAAGAAGAG AGACTGGCTGGATCATCGCTACTAGTTTTCGCAAATAAGCAAGACATTCAGGGCGCTCTGAAGCCTGACGAAATTGCCAAG GTTCTGAATCTTGAAGTGATGAACAAGGACCGGCACTGGAAGATCGTTGGCTGCAGCGCCTACACCAGCGACGGCCTGCTCCAGGGCTTCGACTGGCTTGTCCAGGACATCGCCTCCCGCATCTATGTCCTCGACTGA